The DNA window CAACTCTGAAAAAGTTcggatctccattggtcccactgaacttaaGATGTCGCTTCGGagccctccttcatacttaatgcaCTTCCATTCCTCGAAGTCTCCCAGAGCTCCCTGACACATGCGGGAAAACCTGAATAGCTCCTCAAATTTGTCTGTATACTCAGATATGGACATAGCACCTTGCTTCAGCTGCAAtaactccaattccttggctgtCCTGGCGGAATTCgaaaagtacttcttatagaattctacctggaaggcatcccaagtgataggatcattcccctgttgcaggagacgtcgagccccttgccaccaatgcgatgcttcCCCCGTGAGTAGAtaggtagcaaattcaacacGCTGCTCTTCAAGTACCAACTGCGCTTGCAGTGCTTGCTCCATGGCCTGAAACCAAGTATCAGCTTCAGTCGGattggtggttcccttgaacttaggtggattaacctttaagaaagttgccagtgtcatcgggccctgagctTCCCTTCCGCCATTGCCATTATTGTTCATCTGTTGTCCAAGAGCCTCCGCAGTGgcctgcatagcagcagccatattctccaacgcCGCCATAAGGTTTACCGGGTTATTCGGGTTGATTTTCGGTTCCTGCGTACTAGTACGACCTCTCTCACGTCCCCGACcgggtccacgaggcgccatctggttcctatacacaccaaacaatcgatatcaagttgatcagtctcaatatcggaagtatagtgcttcaaagcaccaaaggtacactcatggacttcatgctagatgtatcggtttgataccctaactagcacaggcatagactcagagtatgcattgaagcataagcagttccatccctcaggctcacgaggacgaactgctctgataccataatgtaacaccctaatattcaaatccttatgctcgagtcataagtcaatgatattacggtggtacgaccctcaggtggatttttaatatataaatataggtaatttcgaaaggagtattaatcgagaagcctgaaaagagtagaaataaaatcgcaaagacgtatcactcatgtttcgacaacaaaaagataaaccGTGAAGCCAAACGTGATATACgaacaaggcataaaggagattaagagatagataacagatagatatatataacataagtaaatagccactagtcgcgaccagCGAAGTTTAGGCTGGCTAGGGTatagtatgaaagtagttgacaacagtatatcctaatctctcccaaaggaaacatgagagcctctataggcaagttcaaaagagttcaatacataagataatccttttcaaaacaaaggtggagagattctaagcaaaacacaaagtagagaaaataaggatcttcgccgtctctcggACGACCCacaactcacttctgagcacctggacctgtatctgaaaaataagagatatatacggaatgagaaccccaggcccatgggttcccagtacggtaaaagtgccaaataaatacaatgcactgcaataaaaactcactaagcatcctaaacttcttcACCAAAATCCATCTTAGGTTCTcgctaatccatgaataggcaaTTATCATAAGGGagtgctaaatctaattcatgtTTCAGATGCttcccaactcgctgactcttccacgaatcagactcagaatcataaacaaaaccatcGCCAGTTATTCTACCTCAACAATTCTGTATCAATATATCATACCCtcacctggagctagtgaaaccacatcactgcgtctacccagggatcatcaagaacagccctcaacatccaccgacacTAGCATGAGGGGCCtttcagttgtacaaacacaagcaatacaggcaagtaatacacaaataaggtacaagtagaacaagtagcacataatcagttaacatagcatatatgatgcagaaatccaaaacaaataggcaaacccaaacaattcaaacatatacaaatgatgtatgcctgccctatggctgatgatatcatctatcggttatatagccaacccgacatgtcctggtagctaaccattggacaggaacaccccttgcggagcaagtaggcttgagctacaacccccttgatACTACCTGCTCAACCCaaagccagtggaataaccactaatgcggctactacccaggcgggtgctcaaaagctcaacctggagcgagtgaattcaccactactgccgctactacccaggcgtcacaatctctgacctggagcaagtgggacaaaccacaacccttgctactgcccaggatctcaaaacatacattcattcagtTTGAAAGCAATCagcattgttatcaaatctcaaacattaacctcgagcaagtgggacgaaccacaacccttactactacctaGGTATCAGagctacattcattcaaaactccataattaaactcatttatcataaacatccttttccgtctcatacccagagcaagtggacaatgccactgcctactacccggggtcacacgtcacatttcaacattttccattattatccatttaacacattcattcatcaatcatatatgcatttttactcagccataatcagtAATGGCTTTGCCTtaacccggcaataactcagccatccggctcatggttcaatcaagaaccagccatttatcaataaatatagcccttcggctcatggcatacacgatACTTCCAccatcatcctccatatctcctataatcatctttgatcatcattgatcataaattttccccttgcttcactcgcaagttaccacatccctaGCTCCTTTCttattgctaggcatatcataatgatttaatacataaggggtgagatcggaggcttaaaagtatgagatttggcttttaaaactcaaatatcaactttggcatgaaaatagggccacgcatacgcgtaatccacgcgcacgcgtggatggccacaaaactcatcggcgcGTATGcttcatgcacgctaacgcgtggattgaaaaatacccaagcgacgcgcacgcatccaccacgcgaacgcgtgggtgctctcgtgccccaggcacaaaataGGCACAGTTCAGGCACAaccctctggaaaatggctgggcattgggtgtaGCACATtagcgcgcccgcgcacaccacgcgcacgcgtggatggcattttctgaaagaacggcgcgtacacgccaagtgcgcctacgcgcgaggggccattctgctaaaaattttctaagttaaaagctgcagaattcacagattcaacccccaatcttccaacagacataactttctcattttaaatcgttttttacccgttcttcaaacggcatggacatcccggatccaatttcatttctaaacagatttggcacaaaataaagatccgtagtccaagttatgtcccgtcaaagtatgcccaaaaacaatgtttttcatacaaaaccacaaagtgccattttcaaaacaagccattttcaactcttttcaaaatcaaccaaaacatgccaatttcaaccctttttgaaaccaatcaaaatataccaaaatcaacatcaagactcctcaactcatacattaacactttaccacgattcacaaaaccgtcatataaccatttttacccatttcaaacaaatggctaaattacaaacatatcaacatgtcatacatccttcctcatcccaatttccaacaatactatttccaatcaaccatcattatatNNNNNNNNNNNNNNNNNNNNNNNNNNNNNNNNNNNNNNNNNNNNNNNNNNNNNNNNNNNNNNNNNNNNNNNNNNNNNNNNNNNNNNNNNNNNNNNNNNNNNNNNNNNNNNNNNNNNNNNNNNNNNNNNNNNNNNNNNNNNNNNNNNNNNNNNNNNNNNNNNNNNNNNNNNNNNNNNNNNNNNNNNNNNNNNNNNNNNNNNNNNNNNNNNNNNNNNNNNNNNATCAATAATCAtactcacatatatgaccacataatatatctcaaccaaaatcaaacatacctcatttatacaatttcacccaaaattaccaatttccacacttcaactccttaaacctcattattcaataaccaacccaatcattcatatattcattatctgaaattcatccaatcacttgtgtcatcatacaatgtacacatcaacttaccttccttatcTCTTTCCGGCCTCCAGCCCAAAattcacggcctccggcccaatttcacaaattaaatgcataaaccacaaattaatactcattacccaatacatcaaattttcaatacaccaagcatacaaggccacacaattctcaacccaatcatcaattcacattacatactaACTAtacatattagcaccaaccatttacacaatccaaacttaatcctaggggcatctagcctaggaattctcatcacaccacacggtacttaaatgaaacttaaaccgtacctcttgtagccaaaccaattgagcctcttctttggaagtctccaccaaccttagtcccaagcctcaccaaagctcctcaagcaataccaatctcccaattgtgcaccaagatCATCAAATACACTAATATAACCAATATCGCATAGATACATCAATctagggctcataaaaatgacaaatcacaagggtttgagcacttcttacctcagcccatatgaagtagggatgGAACCCACTtggaatccatgttggagtatccctaaacacccaaaatcacaagatttcaacactaactacccaaaaacgtgtaacaatggggaatttcgaaaactgggcagagatgaatagaatactcatcacaaaacttagatagaattgtagaggatgagaagagcga is part of the Arachis duranensis cultivar V14167 chromosome 1, aradu.V14167.gnm2.J7QH, whole genome shotgun sequence genome and encodes:
- the LOC107488086 gene encoding uncharacterized protein LOC107488086 — encoded protein: MAPRGPGRGRERGRTSTQEPKINPNNPVNLMAALENMAAAMQATAEALGQQMNNNGNGGREAQGPMTLAMEQALQAQLVLEEQRVEFATYLLTGEASHWTAKELELLQLKQGAMSISEYTDKFEELFRFSRMCQGALGDFEEWKCIKYEGGLRSDILSSVGPMEIRTFSELVNKSRIAEECVKRRVAEKGSHREHNQGFAPRGREFKGRGYIQHFSQGLNNFATSEESQRNGKKKWAAAASDVSSCQRYGSHHPNRPCRLGLGVCYKCGLPGHVSRNCQQGESHDAGRLRQ